Below is a genomic region from Streptomyces sp. RPA4-2.
CGTACGGCCGCCATGCGAACCGCTGCTCACTCGCCCAGGCCGAGTCGCCGGTGCGGGTGTACGTGGCGCTGACCTGCGCGGTGTTTCGATCCGAGACGGTGTAGACCATCTGCTGGGGGATGGAGCCCTTCGAGACCGGCATCACGTCGTACAGATACGGGCTGTTCACCGTGCCGGAGAACTCCAGCGTCGTGGTGCCCTTCTTGATGCGATCCAGCAGGGCGCCCCCGTTCTTCCAGTTGGTCCGCATCGAGGGCAGCTCCAACCGGTCACCGTCCGGCTGCCACCTGGTCCAGGCGGCGCCCCCGGCCGGGTCCCAGGCGAAAAGCACCGCCTTGGCCCCGGCCGCCGCCGCGAGCCGTGAGAAGCCGGCGTAGTCGCCCGTGGGCCACACGTACCGGGCCACGGCCAACTTGCCGCGCACGTTGCCGAGTTTGGGCGCCGTCACGGACCCGGCGTCCACGGCGGTCAGCCGTGCGCCCCGGTCCCCGAAGACCGGGGAGAGCGGCTCGTAGTACGGGGTGAATCCCTGCGAGCTGCCGGAAATTTTCGCCCGCAGCTGCGGGGCCACCATCTGCCAGCGCGAGTGGTACTCGAAGGCGCCGTCGGTGACCGGAGCGGTGGGGCTGATGTAGAGGTGATTGACGGTGTCGAAGTACAGGGCGCCCTGGAGCAGGCCGTGACCGTCGATCTCGCGGTGCAGCATGGTGCTGATGACGCCGTGCTGCTCGGCGGGCCGGGGTGTGCGGATCTTCACTTCGGTGACATCGGCGGCGTTCAGCGTCACCGTCATGTCCTTGGTGACCTTCACTTCGGGGACGACGATGTCGCCCACCTGGTCGCCGTCCGACGTCGTGTCGTAGAAGCCGGAGTTGAGGTAGTACGTGCCTTCTTCCAGGACGGCGACCGCCGCGTCCCTGTCGGTGTACTGCGCCCAGCCGGCGGGGCTCCAGATGTTCGGCAGCGCGCCGGGCACGACCTTGCCGTTACGGTCCCGGACGACCACGGTCAGCCGGTGTTGCGGGGCGTGCACCACGAGGGAGACCGTGGTGTGCGCCACCACTTCGCCGGTCGCGGACTTCGCGGTGACGTAGCCGTAGAAGCCGCCGCGGATGGCGTGCGCCGCGTCGGTGCGCAGCGGCACGTCGGCGGTGGCGCCGGCGGCGAGTTGCACGGTGTCGGAGCCCAGGCTGACCACTCCGGCAGGGAGCGCCTTCCCGGATTCGGTGGCCAGGTCGGCCGCCAGGGAGAGGATGATCGGGTGGTCACCTGTGTTGGTGTAGTGAAGGGTGGCCGCCTGCTGCTGTCCCGCGGCGCCGCCGATCTGGAGCGGGGCGAGAGTGACGGAGCCGGTGGCCGTGACCGGACCGATGGCCGCCGCCAGGTCGATGCGACCGCCGCCCTGCTCGCTCACCTTGGTGCCAGGAACCGTGTGAGCGGTGCTGGTCAGGGCGTCCTTGAGCTGCTGCGCCTGCCAGTCGGGGTGCTGCTGGGCCAAAAGGGCGGCAGCGCCGGCGACGTGCGGGGTGGCCATGGAGGTCCCGGACAGCGCGATGTAGTTGGCGTCGACCGGGTCGCCCAGGGTGGTACCGGCCGCGCGGGCGGCGACGATGCCGACCCCGGGGGCGGTCACGTCGGGCTTGACCGCCCCGTCGCCGAAGCGCGGGCCGCGGCTGGAGAACGGAGCGAGCGAGTCGTCGCGGTCGACGGCCCCCACGGTCAGCGCGGAGTCGGCCGCTCCCGGCGTGCCGACGGTGGACGCCCCTGGGCCGTCGTTGCCCGCCGCGACGACGAACAGCGTGCCGGTGGAGTCGGTCAGGGTGTTGACGGCCTCGCTCAGCGGGTCGGTGCCGTCGGTCTCGATGGACGCGCCGAGGCTCATGTTGACGACCTTGGCGTGCTCGGCGGTCGCCCACTCCATGCCGGCGATGATGCCCGACTCGTCGCCGGATCCGCTGTCGTCCAGCACCTTGCCGATCAGCAGGTCGGCCTTGGGCGCGACACCCTTGCGGGTCCCGCCGGACGCCGCGCCGCTGCCGCCGACGATCGAGGCGACGTGCGTGCCGTGCCCGAAGTGGTCACCGGTGTTCCCACTGCCGGAGAAGTCCTTGGCCTCCGCGATGCGCCCGGCGAGGTCGGGATGGCTCGCGTCGGCACCGGTGTCCAACACGGCCACCTTGACGCCCTGGCCCTCGTAGCCCGCCTTCCACGCGGTGGGGGCGTTGATCTGCGCGGTGCTGCGGTCCAGCAGCGCCTTCACCTTGCCGTCGAGCGAGATCCGCGGGGTGACCGCCGCACGGGCGGCGTCCGACGATCCGCCGGGGTTCAGCGTCTTCCAGAACTTCCCCAGGTCGTGGTCGGCGACACGCATCGATTGCGCGTGGATGCTCTCCAGCTTGCGGAAGGGCGCCGCGGCCGCCTTGAGCGCCACGAGCCGGTCGGCAGTGGCGGTGGCGGCCTTCGACGCCTGCGCGGTGACCCTGGCTCCGACCCGTGACGGCACCGGCCGCGAGGAGACGATCAGCGGCAACGCGGTGGAGTGGGCCTCGTCATAGCCATCGGCGATCAGGGCCGTCACATCGAACAGCCGCCGGTCCAGGGTGCCCGCGGACACCAGACCCTGGGCGTCGAACGGCATCACGGTCAGTGCCTTGTCGTCCCCCTCCAGCGTTCGGAAGGGAATGTGCTCGCGCCCGGGTCCGGGCTGCACCGACGCGGTGTGCCGGCCGCCGGGCAGCGTCGTCACCGTGACCTGATCACCGGTCACCAGCCGCACGGTCGCGGAGTGGGCCGTCGGTGCGGCGGCGGGCGGGGCGGTGGACGGCGTGGCGGTCTTGGCGCGGTCCGGCTGCGCCGCGAACGCTGCCGGCACGGCTACGGCGACCAGCATCAATCCCGTTGCTATCGCCGCCGCCGGGCGGGTTGTGGACATCAGTCAGATACCTCTCGTATGGCTGGGGTGATCGGGCCGCGATCACGGGCACTGTCCGGCTGGGGGAGGGGCACCGTCTAGAAGGTGAGCTTCCAGCTGTTGATGTGGCCGCTGTCCAGGTGGTAAGCGTCCTGGACCTTCAGCTTCCAAGTCCCGCTGGCGGTCTCACCGGAGGCATTGACGGTGTAGGTGGCGATGACATTGGCCGCCGAGTCGAAACCGTTGGACTTCTTCAGGTGGTAGAGGCTGCCGTCCGGGGCGACCAGGTCGACGACCAGGTCACCGCGGTAGGGGTGCACGATGTTGACGCCGACCGCCAGGGTGCTCGGCGCGTTACCCGCCCGACCGGAGACCTTGATGGCGGAGTACACGGCCGCGCCGGCGTCCGGCACCGGCACGTCGGTGGTGTTCGTGAAGACGTTGCCGCCGGCGGTGGAGACCCCCCAGCCGAAGGTCGCCGAGCCGGTGACCTTGGAGGAGTCCTTGGCCTTGACCGTCACGGTGCTGAGGCCGACGGCGGTCGGGGTGCCGGAGATCAGGCCCGTGGTCGCGTTGATCGACAGGCCCGTCGGCAGGCCGGTGGCGGAGTATGTCAGTGCTCCCGGGTTGTTGCTGCCGGCCTGCACCTGCAGGCTCACGGGGGTCTTGACGACGGTGTTCTGGTCCGCGGGCTTGGTGACCGTGACGCGGGCGGCGACGCCGATGGCGGCCCAGGTGTCGGCGACCGTGTTGTAGGTGGCGCTGCCGGCCCCCCACAGGTCGGCGGCGGCCTGGAGGGTCTGGGTACGGGCGCCCGAGTAGTCGGTGGTGGAGGTGAAGCGCTCGGTCAGGGCCTTGTACCAGAGCTTGGCGGCGTTCTCCCGGCCGATGCCGGGCACCGCCACACCGTCGGAGGTGGGGCTGTTGTAGCTGACGCCGTTGATCACCTTCGCGCCGCTTCCCTCGGACAGCAGGTAGAAGAAGTGGTTCGCCGGGCCGGACGAGTAGTGCACGTCCAAGTTGCCGAGGCCGGGGGACCAGTTGTCCGGCGAAACGCCGTCCCGCGAGGGCTTGTCCTGGTAGCGCAGCGGGGTGCCGTCACCGTAGAGGTCGATCCTCTCGCCGATGAGGTAGTCGCCGACATCGTTCGCGTTGCCGGCGTAGAACTCGACCGACGTGCCGAAGATGTCCGAGGTCGCCTCGTTGAGACCGCCGGACTCATCCCCGTACACCAGACCCGCGGTGGCGGCGGTGACGCCGTGACTCATCTCGTGGCCGGCTACGTCGAGCGAGGTCAGCGGGTGCTTGTCGCCGTCGCCGTCACCGTACGTCATGCAGAAGCACTCGTCGTCCCAGAAGGCGTTGTTGTAGGCGACGCCGTAGTGGGTGCGGGAGTAGGCAGCGGCACCGTCGTTGCGGATTCCGTTGCGGCCCATCACGTTCTTGTAGAAGTCCCAGGTGACCTGGGCGCCGTAGGCGGCGTCCACACCGGCGGTCTCGGCGTTGGACGGCGAGCCGTCGCCCCAGGTGTCGGTGGAGTTGGTGAACAGCGTGCCGGTACCCGAGTCGCCGTGGCTCAGGTCGTACGTCTTGTGGCCGCCACGGGTGGTGTCGGTCATGCTGTACGTCGAGCCCGACAACGTGGTCCCCAAGGTGACCTTGCCGCTGTACTCACTGTTGCCGACGCCGGTCTCGATCCCCTGAAACTCGAACAGCTTGGCACCGGTCTTGGCATCCGAGATGACGTGCAGCCGGCTCGGGGTGCCGTCGTCCTGCAGACCGCCGACAACGGACTCCCAGGCCAGGACCGGGGCTCCGGAGGCCGCCCAGACCACCTTGCGGGAGCTGGTCACCGTCGGGCTGGTGGCCCCTTTGGCCTTGGCACGGCCGATCGCGAGGGTTTTCGCCGAAGCGGCGGAACGGGTCGCGGTGGTGCTCGGCACACTGATGCGCGTGTCGGTGGCCTTGTCGGCCCCTTTCGAGGTCCCGTCGGCGGCCGTGTGCACGACCAAGTCGCCGCCGAGGACCGGCAGTCCCGCGAAGGTGCGCTCGTAGCGGGTGTGCACGGAGCCGTCGGCGTCCTTGACGACCGACTTGGGGACCAGCTGCTCCTGCGTCCCCAGGTGCAGGGACCGGGCGGTGGCCGCTCGGCCCGCCAGAGCCGATCCGAGGAGCCTCGCCTGCTCCGCGGCCGAGAGCTGGACGGGCAGTGCGCCTGCCCGGGGCTGGACCCGGACGGCACGGGCGTGTGTCTGGGGCGTATCGGCCATCGCGGTGCCGGACGACGCGGTGACAGCGAGCACCGTGGCGCCGGCTATCAGCGCGCCTGCGACCGACTTGCGAGGGGATCGTCTCACTCGGACTCCTTCTGCGGCGCCACTGGATGGCGGCCGGCGAACAGCCTGGGCAGGGGGGCGTTGGGCCC
It encodes:
- a CDS encoding S8 family serine peptidase, yielding MSTTRPAAAIATGLMLVAVAVPAAFAAQPDRAKTATPSTAPPAAAPTAHSATVRLVTGDQVTVTTLPGGRHTASVQPGPGREHIPFRTLEGDDKALTVMPFDAQGLVSAGTLDRRLFDVTALIADGYDEAHSTALPLIVSSRPVPSRVGARVTAQASKAATATADRLVALKAAAAPFRKLESIHAQSMRVADHDLGKFWKTLNPGGSSDAARAAVTPRISLDGKVKALLDRSTAQINAPTAWKAGYEGQGVKVAVLDTGADASHPDLAGRIAEAKDFSGSGNTGDHFGHGTHVASIVGGSGAASGGTRKGVAPKADLLIGKVLDDSGSGDESGIIAGMEWATAEHAKVVNMSLGASIETDGTDPLSEAVNTLTDSTGTLFVVAAGNDGPGASTVGTPGAADSALTVGAVDRDDSLAPFSSRGPRFGDGAVKPDVTAPGVGIVAARAAGTTLGDPVDANYIALSGTSMATPHVAGAAALLAQQHPDWQAQQLKDALTSTAHTVPGTKVSEQGGGRIDLAAAIGPVTATGSVTLAPLQIGGAAGQQQAATLHYTNTGDHPIILSLAADLATESGKALPAGVVSLGSDTVQLAAGATADVPLRTDAAHAIRGGFYGYVTAKSATGEVVAHTTVSLVVHAPQHRLTVVVRDRNGKVVPGALPNIWSPAGWAQYTDRDAAVAVLEEGTYYLNSGFYDTTSDGDQVGDIVVPEVKVTKDMTVTLNAADVTEVKIRTPRPAEQHGVISTMLHREIDGHGLLQGALYFDTVNHLYISPTAPVTDGAFEYHSRWQMVAPQLRAKISGSSQGFTPYYEPLSPVFGDRGARLTAVDAGSVTAPKLGNVRGKLAVARYVWPTGDYAGFSRLAAAAGAKAVLFAWDPAGGAAWTRWQPDGDRLELPSMRTNWKNGGALLDRIKKGTTTLEFSGTVNSPYLYDVMPVSKGSIPQQMVYTVSDRNTAQVSATYTRTGDSAWASEQRFAWRPYEDTAWNQYSRYVPVGQTRVEYVSSAEDTLWNHMVHHNVVWIPDFALQAGSHDSPHTYRPGQHATERWFGAVVRPSIPRGFAMKSVRNGDTLSVYVPEFNDSGTGHWSFSELPSFGGGVGDATVNDSGPFPVPDTATAVLYRNGKQIATSDNGAWGNMEVPPGKATYALDLTTARESDDWHFATDAHTSWTFHSDTTAGATMLPLLQLDYNVPVNAQNAVSRARMHTLGVNVRMQDGMSAPRGVKLKVEASFEDGKNWTTVHTARRGSDGQFIANLQRPSYIHGDAYVTLRVTATDAAGNSVQQTVVRAFLQPGPK
- a CDS encoding M4 family metallopeptidase, yielding MRRSPRKSVAGALIAGATVLAVTASSGTAMADTPQTHARAVRVQPRAGALPVQLSAAEQARLLGSALAGRAATARSLHLGTQEQLVPKSVVKDADGSVHTRYERTFAGLPVLGGDLVVHTAADGTSKGADKATDTRISVPSTTATRSAASAKTLAIGRAKAKGATSPTVTSSRKVVWAASGAPVLAWESVVGGLQDDGTPSRLHVISDAKTGAKLFEFQGIETGVGNSEYSGKVTLGTTLSGSTYSMTDTTRGGHKTYDLSHGDSGTGTLFTNSTDTWGDGSPSNAETAGVDAAYGAQVTWDFYKNVMGRNGIRNDGAAAYSRTHYGVAYNNAFWDDECFCMTYGDGDGDKHPLTSLDVAGHEMSHGVTAATAGLVYGDESGGLNEATSDIFGTSVEFYAGNANDVGDYLIGERIDLYGDGTPLRYQDKPSRDGVSPDNWSPGLGNLDVHYSSGPANHFFYLLSEGSGAKVINGVSYNSPTSDGVAVPGIGRENAAKLWYKALTERFTSTTDYSGARTQTLQAAADLWGAGSATYNTVADTWAAIGVAARVTVTKPADQNTVVKTPVSLQVQAGSNNPGALTYSATGLPTGLSINATTGLISGTPTAVGLSTVTVKAKDSSKVTGSATFGWGVSTAGGNVFTNTTDVPVPDAGAAVYSAIKVSGRAGNAPSTLAVGVNIVHPYRGDLVVDLVAPDGSLYHLKKSNGFDSAANVIATYTVNASGETASGTWKLKVQDAYHLDSGHINSWKLTF